A genome region from Paralichthys olivaceus isolate ysfri-2021 chromosome 6, ASM2471397v2, whole genome shotgun sequence includes the following:
- the trh gene encoding pro-thyrotropin-releasing hormone isoform X2, whose protein sequence is MKSICLLLLASLVLCNLAVSGGQGIPADDDTDRRTIDDILLQRAGSLLIRSILKKMQEEDDRNGFSSQPEWMTKRQHPGKRYSNDLEKRQHPGRREEDEGDEYLDLQKRQHPGKRDDETHPFSEFEKRQHPGKRSTMGYISDEPVVLLESELSKRQHPGKRYLVVHSKRQHPGKRHGEGEDADVDWDADGDEDLTGLEKRQHPGKRFWDNASPDLGTNSPCDVLDPTSCSKTNLLLDFLDNINKSHAEEKRQHPGKRFAPEQDLETGE, encoded by the exons ATGAAGTCGATATGCCTTCTCCTCCTGGCTTCTCTCGTGCTCTGCAACTTGGCGGTGTCTGGAGGACAGGGCATCCCCGCTGACGATGACACAGACCGGAGGACCATAGACGATATCCTTCTACAGAGAGCAGGGAGTCTGCTGATACGCTCCATCCTCAAAAAGATGCAGGAGGAAGACGACAGAAACG GATTTTCCTCTCAGCCTGAATGGATGACAAAAAGACAACATCCCGGTAAGAGATACAGCAACGATTTGGAGAAGCGACAGCATccggggaggagagaagaggacgaGGGCGATGAGTACTTGGACCTTCAAAAGAGACAGCACCCGGGAAAACGCGACGATGAAACGCACCCGTTCTCGGAGTTCGAGAAAAGGCAGCACCCGGGGAAGCGCTCAACCATGGGTTACATTTCTGACGAGCCCGTGGTTCTCCTGGAGAGTGAACTTTCTAAACGACAGCACCCTGGCAAGCGCTACCTGGTGGTGCACAGCAAACGCCAGCACCCAGGTAAACGCCACGGAGAGGGCGAGGACGCCGACGTGGACTGGGACGCGGACGGAGACGAAGACCTCACTGGGTTGGAGAAGCGTCAACACCCCGGGAAACGGTTTTGGGATAACGCAAGTCCGGATTTGGGCACAAACAGTCCGTGCGATGTTTTGGACCCTACGAGCTGCAGCAAGACCAATCTGCTACTCGACTTTTTAGACAACATCAACAAGAGTCACGCCGAGGAGAAGAGACAACACCCGGGGAAAAGGTTTGCACCAGAGCAGGATCTAGAGACAGGAGAGTag
- the trh gene encoding pro-thyrotropin-releasing hormone isoform X1, protein MKSICLLLLASLVLCNLAVSGGQGIPADDDTDRRTIDDILLQRAGSLLIRSILKKMQEEDDRNEGFSSQPEWMTKRQHPGKRYSNDLEKRQHPGRREEDEGDEYLDLQKRQHPGKRDDETHPFSEFEKRQHPGKRSTMGYISDEPVVLLESELSKRQHPGKRYLVVHSKRQHPGKRHGEGEDADVDWDADGDEDLTGLEKRQHPGKRFWDNASPDLGTNSPCDVLDPTSCSKTNLLLDFLDNINKSHAEEKRQHPGKRFAPEQDLETGE, encoded by the exons ATGAAGTCGATATGCCTTCTCCTCCTGGCTTCTCTCGTGCTCTGCAACTTGGCGGTGTCTGGAGGACAGGGCATCCCCGCTGACGATGACACAGACCGGAGGACCATAGACGATATCCTTCTACAGAGAGCAGGGAGTCTGCTGATACGCTCCATCCTCAAAAAGATGCAGGAGGAAGACGACAGAAACG aagGATTTTCCTCTCAGCCTGAATGGATGACAAAAAGACAACATCCCGGTAAGAGATACAGCAACGATTTGGAGAAGCGACAGCATccggggaggagagaagaggacgaGGGCGATGAGTACTTGGACCTTCAAAAGAGACAGCACCCGGGAAAACGCGACGATGAAACGCACCCGTTCTCGGAGTTCGAGAAAAGGCAGCACCCGGGGAAGCGCTCAACCATGGGTTACATTTCTGACGAGCCCGTGGTTCTCCTGGAGAGTGAACTTTCTAAACGACAGCACCCTGGCAAGCGCTACCTGGTGGTGCACAGCAAACGCCAGCACCCAGGTAAACGCCACGGAGAGGGCGAGGACGCCGACGTGGACTGGGACGCGGACGGAGACGAAGACCTCACTGGGTTGGAGAAGCGTCAACACCCCGGGAAACGGTTTTGGGATAACGCAAGTCCGGATTTGGGCACAAACAGTCCGTGCGATGTTTTGGACCCTACGAGCTGCAGCAAGACCAATCTGCTACTCGACTTTTTAGACAACATCAACAAGAGTCACGCCGAGGAGAAGAGACAACACCCGGGGAAAAGGTTTGCACCAGAGCAGGATCTAGAGACAGGAGAGTag
- the LOC109635224 gene encoding rabenosyn-5, with protein sequence MASSYPPPFEGTGEVKEGFLCPLCLKDLQSFYQLQDHYEEEHSGDERHVRGQLKSLVQKAKKAKDKLLKRDGDDRPDTGSYESFYYGGVDPYMWEPQELGATRSHLDLFKKHRAARIDHYVIEVNKLIIRLEKLTSFDRMNSDAAKIRAIEKSVVSWVSDSDVPFCPDCGNKFNIRNRRHHCRLCGSIMCRKCMEFVPLPLAQKLINGTREALCVHVSPGHSQSPPAGGGSSGMGSRRGSISSLSSVTSMLEEKDDEKIRCCHHCMDTLLKRQQKLEEKDHMPDIVKLYERLRMCMDKVDEKAPEYIRMAESLNAGETTYNLDTAGGLRLEVQKYYELIDALSKRILTLGVKDDPQPRPKALQLQRMVRYTATLFVQEKLLGLMSLPTKDKYEELKEKRKQEQEKRLQQERQAAQETLKRRQESERNRPPISSNGELPQAPRAPRMTKAGGWLPSAGSGHTRSELEDPLLQQIENIQSFLRQAREAQRADEVAMLEENLRQLQDEYDQQQTTLAIALSQKLAKEESLQQGEFHRLEAWEREEREHWGPAVSSTQPSFTTERSLDISPVVGFQGEQDTAAEELTPKAERSPSSLRAFPALTSQEESPPRLRSLGGHITPPGGEGQNSTSLNPFDEEDSTPTEEDPNNPFSEDIKREHKDVTNGKKEYNPFDEDVEGDTEADTVPGNPFEEDDVTGNPFMEASGNSPGVSTNPFEGEDDDEVLPDLDMIEEELLLQQIDNIRAYIFDAKLSGRLDEVELLSENLRELQHTLQEQKKKKH encoded by the exons ATGGCCTCCAGCTACCCTCCCCCCTTTGAGGGCACAGGTGAGGTGAAGGAGGGCTTTCTTTGCCCTCTGTGCCTGAAAGACCTTCAGTCGTTCTACCAACTCCAAGACCACTACGAAGAGGAGCACTCCGGGGATGAGCGCCACGTGAGGGGGCAGCTCAAAA gTTTAGTTCAAAAGGCAAAGAAAGCCAAAGACAAGCTCTTGAAGAGGGATGGAGATGACAGACCGGATACTGGCAGTTATGAGTCCTTCTACTATGGTGGAGTGGACCCTTACATGTGGGAGCCTCAGGAACTGG GAGCAACTAGAAGCCATCTGGATTTATTCAAAAAACACCGGGCAGCCAGGATAGACCATTATGTCATTGAGGTCAACAAGCTCATCATCAGACTGGAGAAG CTGACATCGTTTGACAGGATGAACTCAGATGCTGCCAAAATCAGAG CCATTGAGAAGTCTGTAGTTTCATGGGTGAGCGACTCAGACGTCCCGTTTTGTCCCGACTGTGGAAACAAGTTCAACATTCGGAACAGGCGGCACCACTGTCGTCTCTGTGGCTCCATCATGTGTAGAAAGTGCATGGAGTTTGTCCCGTTACCTTTAGCCC AAAAGCTCATTAATGGAACACGAGAAGCCCTGTGTGTCCACGTGAGCCCCGGTCACTCCCAGTCCCCCCCAGCAGGAGGTGGCAGCAGTGGTATGGGCTCCAGGAGAGGAAGCATCAGCAGCCTGAGCAGTGTGACCTCCATGCTGGAGGAAAAGGACGACGAGAAGATCCGCTGCTGCCACCACTGTATGGACACGCTGTTGAAGAGACAGCAGAAACTAGAGGAGAAGGACCACATGCCTGATATAGTGAAACTTTATGAG AGGCTGAGGATGTGCATGGACAAAGTGGATGAAAAGGCTCCAGAATATATCCGGATGGCTGAGTCGCTCAA TGCCGGTGAAACAACATACAACCTTGACACTGCGGGTGGACTCAGACTGGAAGTACAGAAATACTATGAACTCATCGATGCATTAAG taagAGGATTTTAACACTAGGAGTTAAAGATGATCCACAACCACGTCCAAAGGCGCTCCAGCTGCAGAGGATGGTCCGATACACAGCCACACTATTTGTTCAG GAGAAGCTGTTAGGTCTCATGTCTTTACCGACTAAGGACAAATATGAAGagctgaaagaaaagaggaaacaagaaCAAGAGAAGAGACTCCAACaagagagacag GCAGCCCAGGAGACCCTGAAGAGAAGGCAGGAGTCTGAGAGAAACCGTCCACCCATCAGTTCCAACGGGGAGCTGCCGCAAGCCCCTAGAGCACCACGCATGACCAAAGCTGGAGGCTGGTTGCCCTCCGCAGGCTCTGGTCATACACGCAGCGAGCTGGAAGACCCCCTCCTACAGCAGATCGAGAACATTCAGTCGTTCCTCCGTCAAGCACGAGAGGCCCAGAGAGCAGACGAAGTTGCCATGTTAGAGGAGAACCTGCGTCAGCTGCAGGACGAATACGACCAGCAGCAGACCACTCTGGCCATCGCTCTCTCCCAGAAGCTGGCTAAGGAGGAGAGCTTGCAGCAGGGGGAGTTCCATCGCCTGGAGGCCTGGGAACGGGAGGAAAGAGAACACTGGGGCCCTGCTGTGAGCTCCACTCAGCCGTCCTTCACCACGGAGAGGTCTCTAGATATCAGCCCAGTGGTCGGCTTCCAGGGAGAGcaagacacagcagcagaggagctgacTCCTAAAGCTGAGAGGAGCCCGTCGTCTCTAAGAGCGTTTCCTGCACTCACAAGCCAGGAGGAGTCGCCTCCTCGTCTGAGGAGCTTAGGGGGACACATAACTCCCCCTGGTGGTGAAGGACAGAATAGCACCTCCCTTAACCCTTTTGATGAGGAGGACTCTACTCCCACTGAGGAGGATCCCAACAATCCTTTCTCAGAGGACATTAAGAGGGAACACAAAGACGTAACCAACGGGAAGAAAGAATACAACCCGTTTGATGAAGATGTCGAGGGGGACACTGAGGCCGACACCGTGCCTGGGAATCCCTTTGAGGAGGATGACGTCACTGGTAACCCTTTCATGGAGGCCTCTGGGAATTCTCCAGGAGTATCAACCAACCCCTTCGAAGGCGAAGACGACGATGAGGTTTTGCCCGATTTGGACATGATAGAGGAggaactgctgctgcagcagatcgACAACATTAGGGCCTACATTTTTGATGCCAAGCTCAGCGGCCGCCTTGACGAGGTGGAGCTCCTGTCAGAGAATCTGAGAGAGCTACAGCACACCCTAcaggaacaaaagaaaaagaagcactGA